Proteins from a genomic interval of Sulfurimonas sp. HSL3-2:
- a CDS encoding energy transducer TonB, translated as MNRSTAAFLIAFLFHLLLILIFILLARNIHTIEKKQPEENRIKISLKELPKTIKKKDAGVKKEPVNQPDIAPPMPKGSQLKKIVKQFEKYVPKKHAQQPHKITINKPVKSSTKAHTIPKTVPLPPKKPYIEVEKAVDKNETIVKQEVEKKHSKLYSFLSKEDKSLQNENENKKQTQRSSQINQDIKELYGSEFGELSAGEQKYILDNTEIMRRITQQVLNRVGRVNIPNDLRVNRINVIEFYLHPNGDMTDFRFLKKSGFYILDDTTKETIEYAYSKYPRPEQKTLIRYKVGYYLRGY; from the coding sequence TTTTTAATAGCATTTTTATTTCACCTTTTGCTTATTTTGATATTTATCTTATTGGCAAGAAACATACACACAATTGAAAAAAAACAACCTGAAGAGAACCGTATAAAGATCTCTTTAAAAGAGCTTCCAAAGACCATTAAAAAGAAAGATGCCGGTGTTAAAAAAGAACCTGTAAATCAACCTGATATAGCACCTCCTATGCCAAAGGGAAGTCAACTTAAAAAGATAGTCAAACAGTTTGAAAAGTATGTTCCCAAAAAACATGCTCAACAGCCGCATAAGATAACGATCAATAAACCGGTCAAATCTTCTACAAAAGCCCATACTATACCGAAAACTGTACCTTTACCGCCTAAGAAACCATATATAGAAGTCGAAAAAGCTGTCGATAAAAACGAGACTATCGTAAAACAAGAGGTAGAAAAGAAACATTCAAAACTCTATTCATTCCTTTCCAAAGAGGACAAAAGCCTGCAAAATGAGAATGAAAATAAAAAACAGACTCAAAGAAGCAGCCAGATCAATCAGGACATCAAAGAGTTATACGGTTCTGAATTCGGTGAGCTAAGTGCGGGTGAGCAAAAATATATACTTGACAACACAGAGATAATGAGAAGGATCACTCAACAGGTCTTAAACAGAGTCGGCAGAGTCAACATACCAAACGACCTGCGTGTAAACAGGATAAATGTAATAGAGTTCTATCTGCATCCTAACGGAGATATGACAGATTTTAGATTCCTCAAAAAAAGCGGGTTCTATATACTTGACGATACGACAAAAGAAACTATAGAATATGCATACAGCAAATACCCGAGACCGGAACAGAAGACACTTATCCGATATAAAGTGGGATATTACCTAAGGGGGTACTAA